The genomic DNA AACTTCAAATTGTCAGCGTTGACGTTCAACACACGCATCCCGCCAACCAACGCGGTCATCTCGGGGGCCGTCAGCGTCAACAAGTTCGCTCGATCGACCAACAGTTCGGCCGCGGGGCGGTCGAGCGTGTGACCGTAGTAGTTGCGGAAGCCATCGGCTTTCGGTTCCAGAACGGCAAACGCTTCGGCATCGGTCTGTTCGTCGGTCGCATCGGTGCGGCCCGGATAAAACGGAACCTGCACTTCGTATCCGCCGTTCTTGGCCGCTTGTTCGACTGCCGCAACACCGCCCAACACGATCAGATCGGCAAGCGAAACCCGCTTGTCTCCCGATTGCTTTCCGTTGAAGTCCTGCTGGACCTTTTCCAACGTCTTCAAAACCTTGGCGAGTTCAGCCGGTTGGTTGACCGCCCAATCTTTCTGCGGAGCCAATCGGATTCGAGCGCCGTTGGCACCACCACGCTTGTCGCTGCCACGGAAGGTGGAGGCAGAGGCCCATGCGGTCTCCATCAATTCGGAGATCGAAAGTCCGGAGTCGAGCAGATTCTTCTTCAATTCCGCGATCTCCGCTTCGCCAATCAAAGCATGCTCGACCGCGGGAACCGGATCCTGCCACAATTGCGGCGGGGCGACCGACGGTCCCAGGCAGCGCGAAACGGGTCCCATGTCGCGATGCGTCAACTTGTACCAAGCGTTGGCGAACGCCTTCTCGAACTGATCGGGATTTTCGTGGAACCGCTTGGAGATCGGACCGTAGATCGGATCCAGCTTCAACGACAGGTCGGTCGTGAACATGATCGGCGCGTGCGACTTGTTAGGATCGTGCGCGTCGGGAACCGTTCCCTCCGCCGATTTATCCTTCGGCGTCCACTGGTGCGCCCCGGCGGGACTCTTGGTCAACTCCCATTCGTAATCGAACAGGTTGTCGAAATAGCTGTTCGACCACTCGGTCGGCGTCGTGCTCCAAGCGCCTTCCAAACCGCTGGTGATCGTATCCTCCGCATTCCCCTTGCCGAAGGAGTTCTTCCAGCCGAGTCCCTGTTCTTCCAGTCCGGCCGCTTCGGGTTCGGGGCCTACATATTTGCTGGGATCAGCCGCACCGTGCGCTTTGCCAAACGTATGCCCACCGGCGATCAAGGCGACGGTCTCTTCATCGTTCATCGCCATGCGAGCGAATGTTTCGCGGATGTCGCGAGCCGCGGCCAACGGATCGGGCTTGCCGTTAGGGCCTTCGGGGTTCACGTAAATCAAACCCATCTGAACCGCAGCCAAAGGATTTTCCAACTCGCGATCGCCATGGTACCGCTTGTCGCCCAACCACATCGTCTCGGGGCCCCAGTTGATGTCCAACTGAGGTTCCCAGACGTCTTCACGTCCCCCAGCGAACCCGATGGTTTCCAAGCCCATCGATTCGAGCGCGCAGTTCCCGGTCAGGACCATCAGATCGGCCCAAGAGATTTTTTGGCCGTACTTCTGCTTGATCGGCCACAACAAACGGCGAGCCTTGTCCAGGCTGGCGTTGTCGGGCCAGCTGTTCAGCGGCGCGAAACGCTGCGTTCCGTAACCGGCACCGCCGCGACCATCGGCCACGCGGTAAGTCCCCGCACTGTGCCAAGCCATGCGGATGAACAACGGTCCGTAGTGTCCGTAATCGGCTGGCCACCAATCCTGCGACGTCGTCAGCAGCTCGGTGATGTCCTTCTTGACCGCGTCGAGATCCAAGCTGTTGAACTCCGCCGCGTAATCAAAGCCATCCCCCATCGGATTGCTTTTGACCGAGTTCTGATGCAGGATCTGCAGGTTCAATTGATTGGGCCACCAGTCGGCATTCGATTGAGCCCCCGCCGAAGCGTTCCGATTGTACGGGGGAATCGGCGCCCCCATCACCGGGCATTTTTGAATCGATGCGGCGCCGTCGCCCGACGCCCCTTCGGAGGCCGATTCCTCGGCGAATCCTGTGGTTGCCATGCCGAGCATGGCGAAGCTTGTCATCAAACAAGCAAGATAAATGGTTTGGGTCATTCGATCACTCCTGAGGTTGAGGCGGTTGTTGGAACCTTGTCATACGACCCGACGCTCCGAGAACTCCAGTCTTGGTTGCGGGCCCGTTGACTGAAGTAAGTATCTGCGAACTCTCGCCATGCATCCAATGCATTCCATGGATACCGACAATGCACCAAGCACATTCTTATAGAATGCGGATCCGGCGTCTGCCAGCATCCACTTACTATAGATTTCCTAGGTCAGCATTGCAACGTTCCCACCTGACAGAGGCGATCGACGTATGGGAAGTCTCCGAGCAGAAGCAGCCCTTCCCCCCGGGGCACAGCGGGTCCCAGGCAGCCGATAGAAGATTTGCCCGCCGCGAATCGACGCCGCAGCCCCATCGCAGTTCGAAGACGTGAGGGGGCGATGACACTGCCCACGACGTGAACCGTGTGGGCAGTGTCCTTCCACGTTACGGAAGAGAAAGGTTCAGTCCTCCGGACGTTCTCCCGCTTCGGCCATCTTGACCAAACGCGGATCGAAGCGGGCGACGGTTTCGACCAGATCGTGCTGCGACGCCATCACTTGGTCGATGTCTTTGTAGGCCATCGGGACTTCATCCAGTCCGGCCGACATCAACGTCACGCCGCGATCGTCGAGGAACTTCTTCACCTCTTTCCATCGGAACTGCTTCTTCGCAGCGGTGCGACTCATCTTGCGACCGGCACCATGCGACGCGCTTAACAGCGACGCTTCGACACCTTTTCCGCGGACCACGTATCCGGGAGTCCCCATCGAACCGGGGATGATTCCCAACACGCCTCGGCCCGCGGGCGTCGCTCCCTTGCGGTGGACGATCAGATCCTCTCCGCCATGCGATTCTCGCCAGGCAAAGTTGTGATGGTTCTCGACATCCAACAAGACTTCGACTCCCAAGTGGCTTGCGATTTCACGGTGGATGCAGGCGTGGTTGGCCGCAGCGTATTCCCCCATCAAATTCATCGCGTTCCAATACTCTTGGCCCTCCTGCGTATCCAAGTTCAACCAGGCAAGGTTCTGCAGTTCGCGTGGCAGTTCCGGGTGCGTCGCTTTGGCCACACTGCTGTAGTGGGCGCAAACCGAGGCTCCCGTTCCCCGCGACCCGCTGTGGCTCAAAAGCGCCAGGTACGTTCCGGCTGCCAATCCCAGATCGTCCGCCGGCAGCGTCAGGACGCCAAACTCCACGAAGTGGTTTCCGCTGCCGCTGGTTCCCAATTGTTTCCACGCCTTATCCTTGTTCTGGAATGTGATCGGCGAGACGCGCCAATCGGCATCCATCACTTCGTGTTGCCGTCGCTTACGGAAGCTCGCACCGATCCCGAACTGCGTTTCCCGCTCGATCGCATTTCGCAATCGATCTTGATTGGTATCGAGCGTTTCGACAGGCATATCCAAAACGGTCATCTTCATCCGGCAGGCGATGTCGACGCCGACCGCGTAAGGAATCACGCAGTCCTTCGTCGCCAGAACGCCACCGATCGGCAGGCCGTAACCCAAGTGCGCGTCGGGCATCAGGGCACCCGATACGGTTACCGGCAGCTTGCAGGCGTCGACCATCTGTGCCACGGCACCCGATTCCAGACCGTCCCCCCACTGACGCCAGGGAGCGGGTTCGTCGCGACCGATGTAACGGTCTTGAGCTGAGAAGACGGTCTGCAAAGCATCGGCCAACGATCCCCAAAGAGGATCGTCCTTCGCCGACGCGGGGTCTTCGACAATTGCCGCGATCGCCGTTCGTAGTTCAGGTCGCTTCAAGCCCTGGGCCGACGCGTTGCGGACCGCTTCGACAGCCGCTTGCATCGCGATCCCTTTTGGAATTCCCAAGTTGTTCAGTTCACGCGTCTTCATCATGCTTCTCCCACATCCCTCATCCCACCGATCAACCGACTCGAATCAACACGAATTCATCTTCTTGCGGCTGAACGTCGATCTCCAAATCCAAAAACATCTTGATCGTTTCGATGTTCGTTAACGTATGCTGCGTCGTCTGTTGGCAGCGAAACTGGCCGCCGCCAGCCATGGCCAACGGCAACAACAATTGATCGGCCAAATGAACTCCCACCGGAGCCGTTCCATTCAAATACTTCTTCAGTTCGCCGGCGGCGCCTTTCGCCACACGTTCGGCCGATACCTTCACATCGCCAAATCCGGTTACCACTTCGGTCACGTTTTCATAGCTGACACGCAACAACAACGCGTTGCCGGGGCCCGGTGACGTCGTCACTTGTTCGACTTTTAAGGTACTCTTTGGCCAACCGAGCGTCCGCGCGGCGGTCTCCAGTTCGCGTGCCGCGATCTTCGCTGGCAAACGGGAAACGATCGCCAACGCCTCGCGATTCAACAGCTTTCCCCGTTGGATCAGCTCGATCGGTTGCAGCTTTTCCGCTGGCGTAATCGCCGCGCTACACCGTCCACCACCCGCCGGATAAAAGCCCGGCCGATCGAGCGTCATGCGAACGTCGGGACCGATCTTTTTCAGCAACGGCAAAAAGCTCTGCTCCAGGAATTCGAACGGCGGTGCAAACGGATTGTGCGTTCCACCTTCCAAATCAACGCGCGACGGACCGTCGGCGATCATCAGAGCTGGCAAAATTGTTTGCAGCACCAACAGACAACTCCCCGCCGAACCGATCGCAAAGTGATAATCGCCCGCTTGGATTTTCGACGGTTCAAACGTAAGGGTCATCGAACCCAATCGATCCCCTTCGACTTTGGCACCGCTGACGGATGCGGCCGCCTTGACCGCGGTCAGATGTTGTCGCAACAAACCGGGACGACTGCGGCCGGCGCGGATGTTGACAAACCTCACTGGTTGCAAATTGACCATCGACAGCGCCAACGCGGTCCGCAGGATCTGCCCGCCCCCTTCGCCGCGCGAACCATCGACTTCGATCATGTCCCCGTCCCCATTTCCATCGCCCCCTCAAAATTACTATCGTATCGTCTAAGGACAGGCTTCCGCCAAATAGGCTCGCGCCGAACCAAGAAATCCTGTCGCTTTCAGCGTCCCTCGCAAACTCGGTTCGGCACGGTGCTTGCTCTTAGAAAGCGCCACGCGCCGCTCAACTGTTGCCAGCGTTCAAACGGTGTTTCCCGCCCCATGCGGACGAGACCATCCAATGCTTGCATTACGGCGTCGTTTCCCAGACGACTCAACCGCTCTGGAACCGATCCAACTCGCATCGTCCGGAGAGAAAGGCTGTCGCTTCGAATTGTCACGCAAGAGCGATTTTGATAGTCTGCGCCCGGCGCGATGGAATGAGCCGGATTGGCGTTCTACGGTCCTTTAGTCCGAAAAGTGATCTTCATAGAGAGGGTGTAGCGCAATGAGCATTCGACAATCCATTTTACGAACGGTCTGTTTGCTAGGCATCTTTTGCAGCGCAGTGGGCGCCATCGATACGGCAGAGGCCGTGGAGGCGGTCTCACGGGATTTTCAGGTCCGCCCATTGGAACGGATCCCGGCCGGAACCGAGATTAAACCCGAAGGGACTCAGGGTTGGTCCGACCTCGTCTTGTTTGTCAAGGGTTCGCTGGGCAAGGGAGATGTCGATGCCGCTTCGTCGACGGTGCGTGATTACGCAGCGTTGTTCAACCTCGCCTACATGGCCAACGTCGCCAAAGATTCCGAAGGCAACTATACGTTGGACAAAATCGGGATCGGTTTTACCACGAAAATCGACGGACGCGACGTCGTCATTTCAAGCGACACCCACAAACCATTGGGTGCCGACCTGGGAATGATCGGCGGGGCAGTCTTCTCGGCGAACGAACGCGCATTGGACGACATCGTCCAAGTGGCCCGATACCGTGATGGAGTCATCTTTGATGCCCCAACGATCATGCTGCGCGACGGGAAGCACAAGAAGGTAATCGTCCGCTTTTTCGTTTGGGTTTCGCCGCAAGGGACCGTGGGTACCGTTTGTTGGGCATTGGACGGATACGGCCACCCTGAATACGCCCCGATCGACAACGATGTCGTCTTGTTGCGGCCGCATTTGGTCGAAGATCGCGTCATGCATGTCGACGGCAACCGTTTCACGTTTGGGATTCCCTCGGAAGATGCGTTCGCTGTCGTCTCGTTACCACCCGGGCGGGAATACAAAGTCGACAACGATTTGGCGACACTGCTTGCGAAAAAACAGTACGATCCTCAAACGTTCTTCACGACGGTGCAAAAGCTGTCGCAGGCCTTGTCCGCCAATTAACGCCGGGCCACGTCAGCTCCGCTTGCGACGCGTTTTGGAACGCAATTGCTTCCAGACTTTGCGAGCGCATTGCCGGTCCAGCCGCACTAGTTGTTTCAGTCGCGTGTCGATCGTGACCACCGCGCCACGATCATTCTTGGCATAAACAAACGGCAGACAAACGGTAAAGACTTTCAACGGTTTGCCTGTCTCCTGGGGCCGGAATCGAAATGCGATCGGTTCCTCTGCCGGGAGCGTCAGGGAGGAACAGGCCCATAGGAACGACGGCAGTTCAACCAGTTCGGTAAGCACGGTGACGAAATCCCCCGGCTGAATATCTTCTCCGGCAACGCGTGCCGCCACAGCGGTCGCTGCCGCGGGCTTGGATGCAACTTTCATAATTTCTCGATCAATCCAATGGAATCAAAGGTTGTGAGTTGAGCGGGTCTACACGTCGGATGCCGCCGCGGGTTCGCTCACCGATTCGTTTTGATTGCCACACACATCGTTGATTCTCGAAATGAAAGTTGCATTGCGCTGAGCCCTTGGTGGCCGAGATCCCCCAACGCCGCCGCCAAGGAATTCCCCGCTTCGCCACCGCGGGCGAAGCTCTCGTGTCACCAGGAAAGCGGCGTCACGTTGCTACCAGGACAGAAGAGCAAGGTCCACGGTTCGGACTTTTCCCGTTCAATTTTTGTTCCTGCGGGAAAAGCCAATGGGACATCGAGCCCCAAACCAGTGAAGCACAGGATCGGGGCGGCGCAGCGCCGTCGGTGCCGACACGTTCGCGGACCGAATTTGGAAACGCAGGTGTACCGAATGTTACTCGCGCGCCAACGGCCACCCCAGCGGTTCGGCAACCGCGCGCACTTGGCGGACCGCTTCGTTGTCAGAAGTATCGAGCGTCAAGGGATGCCCAGCGGCAGCGAGCGCCAACAGATCGGTCAAATCGATCGCTTTGCTCAACCCCAACAGAATCGGCCCGTCGGCTAGATTTTCGGGCAATTGCCGCAGCGTCAACGAAACATCCGCGTTGGTCAAACTGGCCAACATCACCATGCACGCTTCTTTCCCCGACGCTTCGATCTCCACCGATTTCGCAACCGGAAGCCCCTTGGCCGACTCGGCAAGCAACTCCAACAGGCTGCGAATTTCCGACACGCGAATACCATCCAACGATTGCCCCAGCAAATGCAATCGGCGTCGCAAATGCGTGGTCTCTTTCTCTGTTTCCATCCATCGCGACTTTCCATCGCCCTGCAGCATCAAGAACACCACGGCTTGGTTCTCAGACGCCACCGTCTTCGCGACCGCTTCCAACCCGACCAGTTCATCGTCGGCGGTGCTGTACTGGACCGCTTCGCCATCGATGGTGAAGCGAATACCTTGTTCATCCGGTGAACCGATACAAACCTTCAACGCTTCGATCGGCTTATCGGTTTGTGGAACCGCAGTGATGGCAAAGCTCTTCAACGGGGAATTTGAATCGATCTCGAGGTGACGAAACGCCACCGTTCCCACCACTTGGCGTTTGGTTTCGTTGACCGATTGCAGCGCGAAGCCTTCGACATTACGTACCGCTCCCGGAACGTCGTCGATTCGCTGCAAGCTTTCCGCTTGCCGTTTCGCCCAAGCCGCGTTGTCGGTTGGCAATGCGGCAGCGGTCGCTGCCGGCACGAACCATTCTTGAACGTCGGTCACGCGTTGGTCGGCCGGAATCCCGTCGACATAGACTTGCAACTGTTGCGGTTCGTGTACCTTCCGAGCCACTTCTTCCATCTCGTCGGTGGAATTCTTCAGGTGTTTTTCGAACCACGCGAACGCACCGACTCGCAACGCCTGCGTGTCCTTATGGGGACCTTCGGTGATGTGGACGGCGACGTTATCGAGCGCTCCCAAGGCTTCGTAAACCTTGGTCGTCTTCTGGTACGTACGAATCACACCATCCAACGGAAAGATTCGGTCGCGATGCGAATTGGCGAACAGCAGCGCACGTGGTGCAATCATCGCGGCGACGGTCGCAAAGTCCCATCCGAAACGATTGACCATAAACATGCAATCGCAGTGCCCTTCGATGCATCCATCGACGACATGGTTTCGCATGTCGGTGATCCCAGCGACCGGCACGACCGCTTTAATGCGTTGGTCAATCGCCGCGGTCCACCACGAATAAGATCCGCCGCCACTGCGTCCGGTCACTCCAAAACGCTTTGCGTCCACTTCGGGACGCGTCTCCAAATAATCGAGTGCACGCATCGAGTTCCAGGCTTCAACACCCGCGGGCGTGTAACCGCGGGAGGCCCACCACCACATCCCTTTGGAATAGGTGCCGTGATGGATTCCTTCGATCTCGCCCAACTGGATCGTATCGATCATCATGCAGACATAGCCGTGACGGGCGAACCAGACACCGTGGTGATGGTACCCGACCTTGTTGCCATAACTGACACCATCCTCTTTCACCCGCGCGTGGCCACAGACGTAGAGGATCGTTGGAAACGGTCCCTCCCCGGCACTTGGCAGGTACAGATTTGCACTGACGTACAATCCTGGACGGGACTGGAAATGGATTCGTTCCACCGCGTATCCGTCGTACTCCGTCCGGTCGACAATCGTTGGCTTGAGATCGGTCCGCTCGGGCCAAGGATTCAACCCCAACATGTCGCGCAGCTGCCGTTCCAGTTCAGGCCGCTGGGCGTTCCATTGCTCGCCGGTCAGCGGTTCGGTTAAGCATCGCGATTCGACGGTGGCGGTCCGCTGAGCCAGATAAGCGTCGATCGGACCGCGGCCAGGATATTCCGCCACGGCGGGGGCAATCCAAAGCAATGTAAGCGCAAACAGACAGGCACGGTGCGGAAGGGAGTTCAGCAACATCTTCGTCGTCCGGTGGGTTTCAAGGTAGGAGAGGGGAGAGGGGAGAGGCAGGAACGGTCAGTTTAATTGACGCAGGTCCGCAACAAAATAGTCGTGTTGCACCCAGGCGGGCATAACGTCGAATCGCATCATCATTTGATTCAAACCAACCATTTCTTCTTGGCTCTCACCCTCACTGGGCATTGCGGGCAACGGGAACAGCACGGCAGCCGCGGACGGCAAGGAAGCAAAACGGGCGATCACCGATTCAAGATAAAGGCCTTTGATCGTGCCGCCGATGGCGACCAGATCGACTTGCGAGGCAGAGTCCAATGCCATTGCGGCCCGCAACGTCAACGGAGGCTGCGATTCGGTCACCAACAGATCGCTGGTCAACGCAGCGATTTGGGGCGAGTAATCGAGCGCAGCGGGAACGTTGGCAAAGACGCGATCGCGATATCCCGACAACAAGAAACGCCCTCCCCCCGGAATTCGCGTCAAATCGTTGGCACGAACTTGCGCTTCCAGCAGTTTCGGCGCGGGAACGACGAGTAATTCGGGAGAGCTGATCCGCAGCGTCGGCGTGGTCGGCCGGCTGCCCGGCTTCGCAAACAAACCTTGATAGTCGTCGGAGCTTTGGTTGGCTTGCGCAAACACGCTCGCCAATGCAGGGAAGCTCGAATCCAATTCTTTCGCTTGTGCAGCAGCCAACCGCCCCCGCCAAGTCAACAGATCGTCGGTGGCGCGCCAGTAGCGATCGACCAACGCATCGGCTTGCGGATTCGATTTCAACAGCTGCGCCAGCGGCGGCTGGACCGCGCGTGCAAGGGCTGCCGACTGGGTACTTCGTGCCAGGGGTGCGATCACGTCCAAGTAACGCATGTAGAGCCCAGCGGCATCGGCCGCCGTCGCGCGACTCGCATCGGCGACGATCAATTGCGGCAGCATCGCCAACAACTTGGTGTTCCATTCCGCAGCCGTTTGCGTCCACGGACCGTGCCCTTGTTTGGGGACCGCGTCGAGATTTTGCAGAGCCCAATAGATTCCCTGGCATCGGACCAGTCCTAGCTGGGCCTGCTGCCACTTCGCGAAGAACTTTCCAAACGCTTCGGGGCCCGTCGCCGGTGCGCCATCGATATCGCAGCTGCCGGTTTGACCGATCGATGCAATCGCCGCGGTCAGTTCCGTGGAGAACGCTTCCAGATCGGGCGACTGGCTGGCAACGATCTCTTTCAACTTTGCCGCCGACGCCGCTTTGCGTTCAGTGTGCCACGCGTTCTGAAACGAATTACGGACCGTTTCAAACGGATCACCATAAGGTCCGCGCTTCGTGAAATGGATCCAGAGCAGATCGTCCCACAACTTCTCTTCGGCCGCCCGATAGGCGGCCGCTGCAGCTTCTAAATCGCCTTTGGATGCCAGTTCGCTGATCCGCTGCAGCTCTTTCTCGCGCGCCCGCGTTCCTCTTTCCAACGCCTTAAAGGCCGCCGCTTCCAGTTTTTGACCTCGTGCTGTTCTTTCGTAAAAGACCGCGCCGTGATGCGCTTCGCTCCACATCTTCTTGCCCCGGATCCGCAACTCAAAACCGGCCGGTTCCCCCATGTCGATCAAGTCTTCGGCCAGTTGCTCTATTTCGGTTCCGGCAAAGGTGCAGCGGGCAATCACTTGGTGTGAGATCTCTTCGATCCGGCCGCTGGTCCGCGCCGCATTGATCTCTTCGACGTCCTTGAAATTAGCTTTCCAAAGCGCTTCGCATTTCGCCACCAAAGCTTTGCTGTCGCCACACAATCCGTGCACGCTCAAACACGCATTGGGATCGCGACTGCCAGGGGCTGCCATCGCTGGAAGACCAGCTGCCATCAGCACCAACAAGAAAAGGAAACGGAACATATTGAGGGCTCCTGATAAAGAGAGGAGAGTGATAAGAATGGAACCATCTTACCACCTGTCTCCCCGGCGTGTGCTTCGCTTTCGGTCGCAGTACCCCACTGCCGGCCAACCCCTCTGCAGCGTTATCCCTCTTCGACAGCTTCCTTAATCGCTTGAACGATCCCATGGCGAGAAATCGCCAACGACGTCGCTCGATTCACGTCGATCCCCAGTTCTTTCCCTAAGCGGATCGCAAGGTCGACGTCGCGGATACCGTGGAACTGGTTTGTCGGCGTCCCATCGACATAGATTGTATCGCGATCGTTGCGGAAGCTCGATTCCAAAGCGTCCGCCAGTTCTTCGATCCACGCTTCGGGAACCCCTCGGCTGCGGCAATGCTCGACCGGCCAGATATCGCGTCCGGTGCACTCGTCCAACAAGGTCAGGGCCAGATGTCGTTGCAGCACGGGAACCTCCACCGGTCAATTCGAAAGACTTGCCATGCGCGTCGACGTGTCGCCGCGCCAAATATAGACGCCGAGCCCAAGAACACAGATCGCGCCGACGGTTGCAAACAACGCGGCGAATCCCAATCGATCCCCGACGTAACCCAACACCGGTGCTCCGACAAGCGTCCCCAGATCCAACATCATCATGGCTAGCGCCGCCCCCGTTCCGCGGACCTCGTTTGGAAAAGGCTGGATCGTCAACGAAGTCATCGTATGGAACATCATCCCGTGGCCGGTCCCCGTCAGCAGCGCGGGGACCACGATCAACCA from Rosistilla carotiformis includes the following:
- a CDS encoding pyruvate kinase; translation: MSIRQSILRTVCLLGIFCSAVGAIDTAEAVEAVSRDFQVRPLERIPAGTEIKPEGTQGWSDLVLFVKGSLGKGDVDAASSTVRDYAALFNLAYMANVAKDSEGNYTLDKIGIGFTTKIDGRDVVISSDTHKPLGADLGMIGGAVFSANERALDDIVQVARYRDGVIFDAPTIMLRDGKHKKVIVRFFVWVSPQGTVGTVCWALDGYGHPEYAPIDNDVVLLRPHLVEDRVMHVDGNRFTFGIPSEDAFAVVSLPPGREYKVDNDLATLLAKKQYDPQTFFTTVQKLSQALSAN
- the rtcA gene encoding RNA 3'-terminal phosphate cyclase, coding for MIEVDGSRGEGGGQILRTALALSMVNLQPVRFVNIRAGRSRPGLLRQHLTAVKAAASVSGAKVEGDRLGSMTLTFEPSKIQAGDYHFAIGSAGSCLLVLQTILPALMIADGPSRVDLEGGTHNPFAPPFEFLEQSFLPLLKKIGPDVRMTLDRPGFYPAGGGRCSAAITPAEKLQPIELIQRGKLLNREALAIVSRLPAKIAARELETAARTLGWPKSTLKVEQVTTSPGPGNALLLRVSYENVTEVVTGFGDVKVSAERVAKGAAGELKKYLNGTAPVGVHLADQLLLPLAMAGGGQFRCQQTTQHTLTNIETIKMFLDLEIDVQPQEDEFVLIRVG
- a CDS encoding RtcB family protein; this translates as MMKTRELNNLGIPKGIAMQAAVEAVRNASAQGLKRPELRTAIAAIVEDPASAKDDPLWGSLADALQTVFSAQDRYIGRDEPAPWRQWGDGLESGAVAQMVDACKLPVTVSGALMPDAHLGYGLPIGGVLATKDCVIPYAVGVDIACRMKMTVLDMPVETLDTNQDRLRNAIERETQFGIGASFRKRRQHEVMDADWRVSPITFQNKDKAWKQLGTSGSGNHFVEFGVLTLPADDLGLAAGTYLALLSHSGSRGTGASVCAHYSSVAKATHPELPRELQNLAWLNLDTQEGQEYWNAMNLMGEYAAANHACIHREIASHLGVEVLLDVENHHNFAWRESHGGEDLIVHRKGATPAGRGVLGIIPGSMGTPGYVVRGKGVEASLLSASHGAGRKMSRTAAKKQFRWKEVKKFLDDRGVTLMSAGLDEVPMAYKDIDQVMASQHDLVETVARFDPRLVKMAEAGERPED
- the katG gene encoding catalase/peroxidase HPI translates to MTQTIYLACLMTSFAMLGMATTGFAEESASEGASGDGAASIQKCPVMGAPIPPYNRNASAGAQSNADWWPNQLNLQILHQNSVKSNPMGDGFDYAAEFNSLDLDAVKKDITELLTTSQDWWPADYGHYGPLFIRMAWHSAGTYRVADGRGGAGYGTQRFAPLNSWPDNASLDKARRLLWPIKQKYGQKISWADLMVLTGNCALESMGLETIGFAGGREDVWEPQLDINWGPETMWLGDKRYHGDRELENPLAAVQMGLIYVNPEGPNGKPDPLAAARDIRETFARMAMNDEETVALIAGGHTFGKAHGAADPSKYVGPEPEAAGLEEQGLGWKNSFGKGNAEDTITSGLEGAWSTTPTEWSNSYFDNLFDYEWELTKSPAGAHQWTPKDKSAEGTVPDAHDPNKSHAPIMFTTDLSLKLDPIYGPISKRFHENPDQFEKAFANAWYKLTHRDMGPVSRCLGPSVAPPQLWQDPVPAVEHALIGEAEIAELKKNLLDSGLSISELMETAWASASTFRGSDKRGGANGARIRLAPQKDWAVNQPAELAKVLKTLEKVQQDFNGKQSGDKRVSLADLIVLGGVAAVEQAAKNGGYEVQVPFYPGRTDATDEQTDAEAFAVLEPKADGFRNYYGHTLDRPAAELLVDRANLLTLTAPEMTALVGGMRVLNVNADNLKLGVFTKQSDTLSNDFFVNLLDMDTVWKKSPMCEHFFEGRDRESGELRWQASAVDLVFGSNSQLRAIAEVYASEDAKQKFVHDFAAAWAKVMNLDRFDLDREQRTGTQVALVGGQ
- a CDS encoding alpha/beta hydrolase, with the protein product MLLNSLPHRACLFALTLLWIAPAVAEYPGRGPIDAYLAQRTATVESRCLTEPLTGEQWNAQRPELERQLRDMLGLNPWPERTDLKPTIVDRTEYDGYAVERIHFQSRPGLYVSANLYLPSAGEGPFPTILYVCGHARVKEDGVSYGNKVGYHHHGVWFARHGYVCMMIDTIQLGEIEGIHHGTYSKGMWWWASRGYTPAGVEAWNSMRALDYLETRPEVDAKRFGVTGRSGGGSYSWWTAAIDQRIKAVVPVAGITDMRNHVVDGCIEGHCDCMFMVNRFGWDFATVAAMIAPRALLFANSHRDRIFPLDGVIRTYQKTTKVYEALGALDNVAVHITEGPHKDTQALRVGAFAWFEKHLKNSTDEMEEVARKVHEPQQLQVYVDGIPADQRVTDVQEWFVPAATAAALPTDNAAWAKRQAESLQRIDDVPGAVRNVEGFALQSVNETKRQVVGTVAFRHLEIDSNSPLKSFAITAVPQTDKPIEALKVCIGSPDEQGIRFTIDGEAVQYSTADDELVGLEAVAKTVASENQAVVFLMLQGDGKSRWMETEKETTHLRRRLHLLGQSLDGIRVSEIRSLLELLAESAKGLPVAKSVEIEASGKEACMVMLASLTNADVSLTLRQLPENLADGPILLGLSKAIDLTDLLALAAAGHPLTLDTSDNEAVRQVRAVAEPLGWPLARE